The following are encoded in a window of Streptomyces griseiscabiei genomic DNA:
- a CDS encoding MBL fold metallo-hydrolase, producing MTARIECLVTSGTFELDGGSWEVDNNVWLVGDDEEVLVVDAAHDADAIAAAVGDRRLVAVVCTHAHNDHVNAAPALAARHGAPILLHPDDTVLWKMAHGEEAPAFRPLVAGETLTVAGVGLTVLHTPGHSPGAVCLHAPELNALFSGDTLFQGGPGATGRSFSDFGTIIVSLRDRLLTLPAGTTVHTGHGDTTTIGAEAPHLDEWIARGH from the coding sequence GTGACCGCCCGCATCGAGTGCCTCGTCACCTCCGGCACCTTCGAACTGGACGGCGGCAGCTGGGAGGTCGACAACAACGTCTGGCTGGTCGGCGACGACGAGGAGGTCCTCGTCGTCGACGCGGCCCATGACGCGGACGCCATCGCCGCCGCCGTCGGCGACCGCCGTCTGGTCGCCGTCGTGTGCACCCACGCCCACAACGACCACGTCAACGCCGCCCCGGCCCTGGCCGCCCGTCATGGCGCGCCCATCCTGCTCCACCCGGACGACACCGTCCTGTGGAAGATGGCGCACGGCGAGGAGGCGCCCGCCTTCCGCCCGCTCGTCGCGGGCGAGACCCTCACGGTCGCCGGCGTCGGGCTGACGGTGCTGCACACCCCCGGCCACTCGCCCGGCGCGGTCTGCCTCCACGCACCCGAGCTGAACGCCCTGTTCTCCGGCGACACGCTCTTCCAGGGCGGCCCCGGGGCCACCGGCCGCTCCTTCTCGGACTTCGGCACCATCATCGTCTCCCTCCGGGACCGGCTGCTGACGCTGCCCGCCGGCACCACCGTCCACACCGGTCACGGCGACACCACCACGATCGGGGCCGAGGCGCCCCACCTCGACGAGTGGATCGCCCGCGGCCACTGA
- a CDS encoding aromatic ring-hydroxylating oxygenase subunit alpha codes for MTLTNLPPSLIPTLSGEYYTDPGVFAQEQERVFEAMWFCVTRASELAKPGAFRTCQVGRESVLVSRSRDGSIKAFLNICRHRGAKLCLEESGEVKRAFQCPYHAWTYGLDGKLVAAPNLTSMPDIDRTEYGLVNVHVREWLGYVWVCLADEPPSFEADILGAIVERLGDLESIERYDIDNLRLGRRITYDVKANWKLIIENFMECYHCATIHPELTEVLPEFADGYAAQYYVGHGAEFGEEVRGFTVDGSEGLDRIPGVAEDQDRRYYAITVRPQVFINLVPDHVIFHRMYPMAADRTVVECDWLYLPHVVESGKDVERSVELFHRVNQQDFDACERTQPAMSSKAYAKGGVLVPSEHHIGEFHTWLQNKLDVGPTH; via the coding sequence ATGACCCTCACGAATCTGCCGCCCAGCCTGATCCCCACGCTGTCCGGCGAGTACTACACGGACCCCGGAGTCTTCGCCCAGGAGCAGGAGCGGGTCTTCGAGGCCATGTGGTTCTGTGTGACCCGCGCCTCCGAACTGGCCAAACCCGGCGCCTTCCGCACCTGTCAGGTCGGACGTGAGAGCGTTCTCGTCTCCCGCTCCCGTGACGGCTCGATCAAGGCCTTCCTCAACATCTGCCGGCACCGCGGCGCCAAGCTCTGCCTGGAGGAGTCCGGCGAGGTCAAGCGGGCCTTCCAGTGTCCGTACCACGCCTGGACCTACGGCCTGGACGGCAAGCTGGTCGCCGCGCCCAACCTGACCTCGATGCCGGACATCGACCGGACCGAGTACGGCCTGGTCAACGTCCATGTGCGGGAGTGGCTCGGCTATGTGTGGGTGTGCCTGGCCGACGAGCCGCCGTCCTTCGAGGCCGACATACTGGGCGCGATCGTCGAGCGGCTCGGCGACCTGGAGTCGATCGAGCGCTACGACATCGACAACCTGCGGCTGGGGCGCCGGATCACGTACGACGTGAAGGCGAACTGGAAGCTCATCATCGAGAACTTCATGGAGTGCTACCACTGCGCCACGATCCATCCGGAACTGACCGAGGTGCTGCCGGAGTTCGCGGACGGGTACGCCGCGCAGTACTACGTGGGGCACGGCGCCGAGTTCGGTGAGGAGGTGCGGGGTTTTACCGTGGACGGTTCCGAGGGGCTGGACCGTATCCCGGGTGTCGCCGAGGACCAGGACCGCCGGTACTACGCGATCACCGTCCGGCCGCAGGTGTTCATCAACCTCGTGCCCGACCATGTGATCTTCCACCGGATGTACCCGATGGCCGCCGACCGCACGGTCGTCGAGTGCGACTGGCTCTATCTGCCGCACGTCGTCGAGAGCGGCAAGGACGTGGAGCGTTCGGTGGAACTGTTCCACCGGGTGAACCAGCAGGACTTCGACGCCTGTGAGCGCACCCAGCCGGCGATGAGCTCGAAGGCCTACGCCAAGGGCGGTGTGCTGGTGCCCAGCGAGCACCACATCGGTGAGTTCCACACCTGGCTGCAGAACAAGCTCGACGTGGGACCCACGCACTGA
- a CDS encoding NAD(P)/FAD-dependent oxidoreductase has translation MRSITVVGASLAGLSTVRALRAEGYDGEIVVVGEERHAPYDRPPLSKDFLKGDLDAEALALGDADEYDDLDVHWLLGERAVRLDPAARTVTLAGGRQVRTHGVVVATGASPRTLPGSDGLAGVHTLRTLDDAQALRSELLTGLPRLVVIGAGFIGAEVASTAHRLGLHVTVVEAAEVPLERQLGREMGLVCSSLHTDHGVDLLCGTGVAELLGEDRVTGVRLADGRVLPADVVVVGVGVRPNTDWLAGSGVLVDDGVVCDTGCATTVAGVVAVGDVARCPHPFTGRHARVEHWSNATEQARTAARTLLTGVPAPAPLTAPYFWSDQYRTRIQLAGYVPPGAVPEVVEGDPDSRTFTAVYRHQGDPVAVLSLNQPKFFNRLRRTLVPVAAVAVS, from the coding sequence ATGAGGAGCATCACCGTCGTCGGAGCGTCGCTGGCGGGCCTGAGCACGGTCCGCGCGCTGCGCGCGGAGGGCTACGACGGCGAGATCGTCGTCGTGGGGGAGGAGCGCCACGCTCCCTACGACCGTCCGCCGCTGTCCAAGGACTTCCTCAAGGGTGACCTCGACGCCGAAGCACTCGCCCTCGGCGACGCCGACGAGTACGACGACCTGGATGTGCACTGGCTCCTCGGGGAACGGGCGGTGCGCCTCGACCCCGCCGCCCGGACCGTCACCCTGGCCGGGGGCCGGCAGGTGCGCACCCATGGCGTGGTCGTCGCCACCGGCGCGAGCCCGCGCACCCTCCCCGGCTCCGACGGACTGGCCGGTGTCCACACCCTGCGCACCCTGGACGACGCCCAGGCCCTGCGGTCCGAGCTGCTGACCGGCCTGCCCAGGCTGGTCGTCATCGGCGCCGGTTTCATCGGCGCCGAGGTGGCCTCCACCGCCCACCGGCTCGGACTGCACGTCACCGTCGTCGAGGCGGCCGAGGTGCCGCTGGAGCGCCAACTGGGCCGCGAGATGGGCCTGGTCTGCTCCTCCCTGCACACCGACCACGGCGTCGACCTGCTGTGCGGCACCGGCGTGGCCGAACTCCTCGGCGAGGACCGCGTCACCGGTGTCCGGCTGGCGGACGGACGGGTGCTGCCCGCCGACGTCGTCGTGGTCGGTGTGGGAGTACGGCCCAACACCGACTGGCTCGCCGGCTCCGGAGTGCTGGTGGACGACGGCGTGGTGTGCGACACCGGCTGCGCGACCACCGTCGCGGGCGTCGTCGCCGTCGGCGACGTGGCCCGCTGCCCCCACCCGTTCACCGGACGGCACGCCCGCGTCGAACACTGGAGCAACGCCACCGAGCAGGCGAGGACCGCGGCCCGCACGCTGCTGACCGGCGTGCCCGCGCCCGCCCCGCTCACCGCCCCGTACTTCTGGTCCGACCAGTACCGCACGCGCATCCAGCTGGCCGGGTACGTCCCCCCGGGCGCCGTGCCCGAGGTCGTCGAGGGCGATCCGGACAGCCGTACCTTCACGGCCGTCTACCGCCACCAGGGCGACCCGGTGGCCGTGCTCTCCCTCAACCAGCCGAAGTTCTTCAACCGGCTCCGCCGCACCCTCGTCCCCGTGGCCGCAGTCGCCGTGTCCTGA
- the glyA gene encoding serine hydroxymethyltransferase: protein MTLFNQSLHELDPEVAAALDAELDRQQSTLEMIASENFAPVGVMEAQGSVLTNKYAEGYPGRRYYGGCEHVDVTEQIAIDRVKELFGAEYANVQPHSGASANQAALFALAQPGDTILGLDLAHGGHLTHGMRLNFSGKQFNVVAYHVDDAGLVDMAEVERLAREHRPKVIIAGWSAYPRQLDFAEFRRIADEAGAYLWVDMAHFAGLVAAGLHPNPVPYADVVTSTTHKTLGGPRGGIILAKKDFAKKLNSSVFPGFQGGPLEHVIAAKAVSFKVAASEEFRERQRRTVDGARILAERLTAPDAREAGVDVLSGGTDVHLILVDLRNSDLDGRQAEDRLHEVGITVNRNAVPDDPRPPMVTSGLRIGTPALATRGFTAEDFTEVADVIAEALKPSYDTEALKTRVKALADKHPLYPGL from the coding sequence ATGACCCTGTTCAACCAGTCCCTGCACGAGCTCGACCCGGAGGTCGCCGCGGCCCTCGACGCCGAGCTGGACCGTCAGCAGTCGACCCTGGAGATGATCGCCTCCGAGAACTTCGCCCCGGTCGGGGTGATGGAGGCGCAGGGTTCGGTCCTGACCAACAAGTACGCCGAGGGCTACCCGGGCCGCCGCTACTACGGCGGCTGCGAGCACGTCGACGTCACCGAGCAGATCGCCATCGACCGGGTGAAGGAGCTGTTCGGCGCCGAGTACGCCAACGTCCAGCCGCACTCGGGCGCCTCCGCCAACCAGGCCGCCCTGTTCGCGCTGGCCCAGCCCGGCGACACCATCCTCGGGCTGGACCTCGCCCACGGCGGTCACCTCACCCACGGGATGCGGCTGAACTTCTCCGGCAAGCAGTTCAACGTCGTGGCCTATCACGTGGACGACGCCGGACTCGTCGACATGGCCGAGGTCGAGCGCCTGGCCCGGGAGCACCGGCCGAAGGTGATCATCGCGGGCTGGTCGGCGTACCCGCGGCAGCTGGACTTCGCGGAGTTCCGGCGGATCGCCGACGAGGCCGGCGCGTATCTGTGGGTGGACATGGCGCACTTCGCCGGCCTGGTCGCGGCCGGCCTGCACCCCAACCCGGTGCCGTACGCCGACGTGGTCACCTCCACCACCCACAAGACGCTCGGCGGACCGCGCGGCGGCATCATCCTCGCGAAGAAGGACTTCGCGAAGAAGCTCAACTCCTCCGTGTTCCCCGGCTTCCAGGGCGGCCCGCTGGAGCATGTCATCGCGGCGAAGGCGGTGTCCTTCAAGGTCGCGGCGAGCGAGGAGTTCAGGGAGCGCCAGCGGCGCACGGTCGACGGCGCCCGCATCCTCGCCGAGCGGCTGACCGCCCCCGACGCCCGCGAGGCCGGGGTCGACGTGCTCTCCGGCGGCACCGACGTGCACCTGATCCTGGTCGACCTGCGCAACTCCGACCTGGACGGCCGGCAGGCCGAGGACCGCCTCCACGAGGTCGGCATCACCGTCAACCGCAACGCCGTCCCCGACGACCCCCGCCCGCCGATGGTGACCTCCGGACTGCGCATCGGCACCCCCGCCCTGGCCACCCGCGGCTTCACCGCCGAGGACTTCACCGAGGTCGCCGACGTCATCGCCGAGGCACTCAAGCCGTCCTACGACACGGAAGCACTGAAGACCCGCGTCAAGGCCCTCGCCGACAAACACCCGCTGTACCCGGGCCTGTAA
- a CDS encoding L-serine ammonia-lyase has translation MAISVFDLFSIGIGPSSSHTVGPMRAAGMFVRRLKQDGALAQTAAVRAELFGSLGATGHGHGTPKAVLLGLEGNEPHTVDVAQADLDVERIHATGRMRLLGAEIGPAHEIALDPSNDLVLHRRRSLPYHANGMILFAYDADGVPLLEKTYYSVGGGFVVDEEAAGADRIKLDDTVLPHPFSTGDELLRLTRETGLSISALMLENEKAWRTEAEIRTGLLEIWHVMEACIARGLGREGILPGGLRVRRRAAAAARALRSEGDPLARAMEWITLYAMAVNEENAAGGRVVTAPTNGAAGIIPAVLHYFLEFVPGADDEGIVRFLLAAGAIGMLFKENASISGAEVGCQGEVGSACSMAAGGLAEVLGGSPEQVENAAEIGMEHNLGLTCDPVGGLVQIPCIERNGMAAVKAVTAARMAMRGDGRHHVSLDKVIKTMKETGADMKVKYKETARGGLAVNVIEC, from the coding sequence GTGGCAATCAGTGTCTTCGACCTGTTCTCCATCGGCATCGGCCCGTCCAGCTCGCACACCGTGGGCCCGATGCGCGCCGCCGGGATGTTCGTCAGGCGGCTGAAGCAGGACGGAGCGCTGGCCCAGACCGCCGCCGTGCGGGCGGAGTTGTTCGGTTCCCTCGGCGCCACCGGCCACGGCCACGGCACCCCCAAGGCGGTACTGCTCGGCCTGGAGGGCAATGAGCCGCACACGGTCGACGTCGCCCAGGCCGACCTGGACGTCGAGCGGATCCACGCGACCGGGCGCATGCGTCTCCTCGGCGCCGAGATCGGCCCCGCCCACGAGATCGCCCTCGACCCCTCGAACGACCTGGTCCTGCACCGCAGGCGGTCACTGCCGTACCACGCCAACGGCATGATCCTCTTCGCGTACGACGCCGATGGTGTGCCGTTGCTGGAGAAGACGTACTACTCGGTCGGCGGCGGCTTCGTGGTCGACGAGGAGGCCGCCGGCGCGGACCGGATCAAGCTCGACGACACCGTGCTGCCCCACCCGTTCAGCACGGGTGACGAACTGCTGCGGCTCACCCGGGAGACCGGCCTGTCCATCTCCGCGCTGATGCTGGAGAACGAGAAGGCCTGGCGCACCGAGGCGGAGATCCGCACGGGCCTCCTGGAGATCTGGCACGTCATGGAGGCCTGCATCGCACGTGGCCTGGGCCGCGAGGGCATCCTCCCCGGCGGTCTGAGGGTCCGGCGCCGGGCCGCCGCTGCCGCCCGCGCGCTGCGCAGCGAGGGCGATCCGCTGGCCCGCGCCATGGAGTGGATCACCCTCTACGCGATGGCCGTGAACGAGGAGAACGCCGCCGGGGGCCGTGTCGTCACCGCGCCGACGAACGGGGCGGCCGGGATCATCCCCGCCGTCCTCCACTACTTCCTGGAGTTCGTGCCGGGCGCCGACGACGAAGGCATCGTGCGGTTCCTGCTCGCGGCCGGCGCCATCGGCATGCTCTTCAAGGAGAACGCCTCCATCTCCGGCGCCGAGGTCGGCTGCCAGGGCGAGGTCGGCTCCGCCTGCTCCATGGCCGCCGGCGGCCTCGCCGAAGTCCTCGGCGGAAGCCCCGAACAGGTCGAGAACGCCGCCGAGATCGGCATGGAGCACAACCTCGGCCTCACCTGCGACCCCGTCGGCGGCCTCGTCCAGATCCCCTGCATCGAACGCAACGGCATGGCCGCGGTGAAGGCCGTCACCGCCGCCCGTATGGCGATGCGCGGCGACGGCCGTCACCATGTCTCCCTCGACAAGGTCATCAAGACCATGAAGGAGACCGGCGCCGACATGAAGGTCAAGTACAAGGAGACCGCCCGCGGCGGGCTCGCCGTCAACGTCATCGAGTGCTGA
- a CDS encoding amidohydrolase family protein encodes MPDAARIDVHQHLIPPHLARAMSERAAALGWPAPAWDVAGALAMMDRRSIATGLLSFPAPVAAPDDPDGARTGARKVNEYTAEVVKDRPDRFGHFAVLPLPDVDAALAEAVFALDELDADGLMVLSNAHGRYLGDPLFEPLWTELDARGAVVLVHPTAPPVAPVPGLPGPLVDFPYDTARTALHLAVNGVPRRHPRLKLILPHAGGFLPYAAHRFAVAARVHPESTPEELLSDLRSFYFDTAISAGPAALPSLLAFAEPGHVLYGSDFPMLPEQWATGFDSGLDDYPHWRPGELHAVNRGNAERLVPRLARP; translated from the coding sequence ATGCCGGACGCCGCGCGCATCGACGTACATCAGCATCTGATCCCACCGCACCTCGCCCGTGCGATGTCCGAGCGGGCCGCGGCCCTCGGCTGGCCCGCTCCCGCGTGGGACGTCGCCGGCGCGCTCGCGATGATGGACCGCCGGTCGATCGCCACCGGCCTGCTGTCGTTCCCCGCACCGGTCGCGGCCCCGGACGACCCCGACGGCGCCCGTACCGGGGCCCGGAAGGTCAACGAGTACACCGCCGAGGTCGTCAAGGACCGGCCCGACCGCTTCGGCCACTTCGCCGTCCTCCCGCTGCCCGATGTGGACGCCGCCCTCGCCGAGGCCGTGTTCGCGCTGGACGAGCTGGACGCCGACGGACTGATGGTGCTGTCCAACGCGCACGGCCGGTATCTGGGCGACCCGCTGTTCGAGCCGCTCTGGACCGAACTCGACGCCCGCGGCGCGGTCGTCCTCGTGCACCCCACGGCCCCGCCCGTCGCACCGGTCCCCGGACTGCCCGGCCCCCTGGTGGACTTCCCGTACGACACCGCCCGTACGGCCCTCCATCTGGCGGTGAACGGGGTGCCCCGACGCCACCCCCGTCTCAAACTGATCCTGCCGCACGCCGGTGGCTTCCTGCCCTACGCCGCCCACCGCTTCGCCGTCGCGGCCCGGGTCCACCCGGAGTCCACCCCCGAGGAGCTGCTGAGCGACCTCCGGAGCTTCTACTTCGACACCGCCATCTCCGCCGGCCCGGCCGCCCTGCCCTCCCTGCTCGCCTTCGCCGAGCCCGGCCATGTCCTGTACGGCAGCGACTTCCCGATGCTGCCGGAGCAGTGGGCCACCGGCTTCGACAGTGGACTGGACGACTATCCGCACTGGCGGCCGGGGGAGTTGCACGCCGTCAACCGCGGCAACGCCGAACGGCTCGTCCCCCGGCTCGCCCGGCCCTGA
- a CDS encoding SAM-dependent methyltransferase produces the protein MSETQAEETPQRRPDTGTAHNARVWNYWQGGTDHHEVDRQVGNHVAGLIPVIRDIASADRRFLVRAVRHLAEEQGIRQFLDVGTGLPALENTHEIAQRVAPASRVVYVDNDPTVLMYARTRLSGTEEGAAVYLDADARDPDTVLDGAARTLDLGEPVALMLLGILNFVLDDTEALDIARRLLEPLAPGSFLVLTHPTTEPELGGDLQLEAMEFWNAHAKPPVTARAVKDVGRYFEGLTLLEPGLVSCSLWRPDPGDEPVVVPQLGAVARKP, from the coding sequence GTGAGCGAGACCCAGGCCGAGGAGACCCCGCAGCGGCGCCCCGACACCGGTACGGCGCACAACGCCCGCGTCTGGAACTACTGGCAGGGCGGCACGGACCACCACGAGGTCGACCGGCAGGTCGGTAACCACGTCGCCGGCCTCATCCCCGTCATCCGGGACATCGCCTCCGCCGACCGGCGCTTCCTCGTCCGCGCCGTACGGCATCTCGCCGAGGAGCAGGGGATACGCCAGTTCCTCGACGTCGGCACCGGTCTGCCCGCCCTGGAGAACACCCACGAGATCGCCCAGCGCGTCGCGCCCGCGTCGAGGGTCGTGTACGTCGACAACGACCCGACGGTGCTCATGTACGCCCGCACCCGGCTGAGCGGTACCGAGGAGGGCGCCGCGGTCTACCTCGACGCCGACGCGCGCGACCCCGACACCGTCCTCGACGGCGCAGCCCGGACCCTCGACCTCGGCGAGCCCGTCGCCCTGATGCTGCTCGGCATCCTGAACTTCGTCCTCGACGACACCGAGGCCCTGGACATCGCCCGCCGGCTCCTGGAACCGCTCGCCCCCGGCAGCTTCCTGGTGCTGACGCACCCCACCACCGAGCCCGAACTCGGCGGCGACCTCCAGCTGGAGGCGATGGAGTTCTGGAACGCGCACGCGAAGCCGCCGGTCACCGCACGCGCCGTCAAGGACGTCGGCCGGTACTTCGAGGGCCTCACACTCCTGGAACCGGGCCTCGTCTCCTGCTCCCTGTGGCGCCCCGATCCCGGTGACGAGCCCGTGGTCGTACCCCAGTTGGGGGCCGTGGCACGCAAGCCCTGA